The nucleotide sequence caaatttaccttcttgaaataattgcatacatttagggtaattttaaaaattattttagaactcAGATCCCAATGGCATACAATGATCCATAAGTGTATTTGCATAATTGAATCACATGCATTttcattattaatcgtatcgcgacatatttattacaattcgtgttggaagaatctgctgatcgtagatcgcccaggagcgccttccccgcaatgtggatgcttcttccaagCTGCCAGAGTATTTCGGGCAGAGGtggtgcattttttttttttaatttttttcatcaatgaaaatgtcttttgagattcgagtcagagatctcatccgcccaagactcAACGGTCTTGTCTATTGCGCCAATGAGATTCCATATGCATAATTccgatatgcataatcccgagaCCCCCTGTGCTCCCTTTATCTAGCTCAAATTCGTTTTTTAATCCTTTGCCAAAAGTTTTAAGAGAATACCATGTGTCTAATATACTCCACCCTTCCCTACCTATTTTCCATGTCTAGCAAAAAAAACCTGAAAGTGTTTATTTGTGCAATTTTGCAGCAAACATATTTACTATACATTGGAGTTTACTAATATCAGCTATATTTTTCTTTGCaataatatgcataattaacaCTTTTGATGACAACAGCAAAGTGTTTATTCTTCATGAAATGCATGTTTTGGctttaaaacataaaacaaaaataaacatcATCAAAAACAGTGAAGATAAAGCTCAAGGCCATTAAATTGCCGAAATTGCACATTCTCTCTTCGATATTAATGTTTAATTCCAATCCCGAGATATTTAACATTGTGTTCTTTGAACATAATTTGAATGGTTTCctcttaaatttcaaattaagcttactttttttgtgttttctcttCCTAATTTATTGTTATCATGCTTATTAAATAAGCAAATGAGTTAAAGCATAATAATAAATGCAACTAAGTAAAGAATTTCAACTTGTTAGTCCATCATTTAGTATTCTCGAGACATTGGATcagaaaagatattaaaaattctCAACTAAAAGTATAAAGTTTAGTGGTGAGCAAAGTTATTGAATCATGGCAATAGTTTTTAAAGTGAATGGACAAGAGTGCAAGATTGTGGATGGAGAAGTTTCCCCGGACACGTCGCTCAACACTTATTTAAGGACTCGGCTCTGTCTCACAGGAACGAAGTTTATGTGTCAGGAAGGTGGCTGTGGATGCTGCATCGTTACAATCCAGGGATTGCAACCTGTTACCCAAGAACCATTTACATTGGCTATCAATTCATGCCTCTTCCTTGTTCTATCGTGCCATGGCCTCAGTGTTACTACCATCGAAGGTCTAGGGAGCAAGAAGAAGGGTTATCATGCGATCCAAGAGCGTTTGGCAAACTTCGATGGCAGTCAATGTGGCTACTGTTCCCCTGGGTTCGTCATGAATATGTTCAGTCTCTATACTGGGAAGTACGGGAATGTCAGTGCTGAAGAAGTTGAGGATTCCTTTGGTGGGAATATCTGCCGATGCACAGGCTACCGTCCAATCTTAGATGCATTTAAGTCCTTCGCGACGAACTCTGAGCAAAATCTTGAGAGTCTTTGTGATGATATCGAGGATCTTACCCTGAAGAACTGCCCGAAAAGTGGGAAGGCTTGTGCTGGAAGATGTCGTAGTTCCTTCCATATCCAAGCAACAGAAAATGCCCTATGGTACAAGGTTTACACCTTAGCTCAGGTCCTGCAAATTCTGAATACTATTGGAAGTCAAAAGTACAGATTGGTTGCAGGAAATACTGCTCATGGTATTTACAGAATCCCCTATGACATTGAGGTCTTCATTGACGTATCATCGGTGACCGAATTAAGAGAACATTCCATAGGAAATACGATAATCTTAGGAGGAAATATAACCATTACGGAATGGATGGCTATCCTTCTGGAGGCTGCTGATCGCATGTCTGGCTTCAGTTATTGTCGACTAGTCAGAGATCATCTCAATCGGATTGCAACAGTTCCTGTGAGAAATGTTGGCACAATCGCTGGCAATTTGATGATCAAGCACGATCACAATGAATTCATCTCAGATATATTCCTTCTGCTTGAGGTTGTAGGAGCTACAATTACAATAACTGATACGAATGGGGTGCAGCAGACTGTATCACCTGAGGACTTCTTAAATGTGGATATGGATAAGAAGGTGATCACAAGGATTACAATGCCTCAATTAGCTCCTGATCGATTCCGCTTGAGATCGTATAAGATAACAGACAGGGCTCAGAATGCCATTACTTACATGAATGCAGGATTTCTCTTGGAGATCTTCCCAGGATCGGGTCGTGTTGTATCTTCTAAGATTGTTTATGGTGGGGTCAATAAGAATTTCATTCACGCGACTTCTGTGGAGAAATTCATCAACGCTAAGGATCTCTTCAACAACGTAACAATTCAATCAGTAGTTGAAATCATCGATTCTGACTTTATCTTCGATGATTCCCTTCCCAATTCATCAGTAGAATTTCGTCGACACCTCGCAAAAGGATTATTTTACAAGGTACTTGAAAAtaaaaagttcgaaaatttttaCTACAACATTTGATAATTTCAGGCAGTCCTCAACCTGGCCCCGAGGACACTCATAAAACCTAGTTTCCAGAGTGGATCGAATCTTATTTCTAGACCCCTTTCATCAGGAAAACAGGATTACCCGCACAATCCAAACTTATATCCCTTAACCCAGCCAATCATGAAGATAGAAGCTATGATTCAGTGCAGTGGAGAAGCTGAATATGTGAATGATATTTATGTGCATGATAGCCTCTGGGCAACCTTTGTTTTGGCTAAAGAGCCTCTTAAAACAATAATGAGTATTGATCCAAGTGAGGCTCTTGCTGTTAAAGGAGTTAAAGCATTCTACAGTGCCAAAGACATTCCAGGAGTAAATTCTTTCGTTTCTCAGAAAAATCCAACCTTCCCTACTTATCTAGAACCAGAAGAAGTTTTCTGCAGTGGAAAGGTtaagtttatataaaaatcgTTATCGTTAATTTTTAACGAAATAAAACGTATTGTTCCGCTTTCAGGTCCTCTATCATAGTCAGCCCGTAGGGGTCATTGTTGCTGAAGAAATGTCTCAAGCAGTGTATGCCGCAGACCTGGTAAAAGTTCAATACGAAAGTGAAGAAAAAGTTGAGGGCTCTCTTGCTTCTTTGCTTAAGTACTTCAAAGGTAATCCTATTGCAAAAGACAAGGTTCTTCCTACTCTTGAGGATGTCCTTAGAGAAGATCGCGAACTTACTAAGCATAGGTTTCAATCACCCATTGTGATAAAGAAGGGTTCTAATCAGAACATCGGACAGGCAGAAAACAACATTAAGGGTCATTTATTCTGTGGTCCCCAGTACCATTATCATATGGAAACTCAACAAACAATCGCTATTCCGGCTGAAGATGGAATGGACCTCTATCCGAGTTCTCAGTGGATGGATTTCACTAATCTAGGAGTTGCTCAAGTTTTAGGTGTTCAAAATAATGCACTAAATATTCGGATTCGTCGTATTGGAGGAGGCTTTGGTGCTAAAATCAGTCGAAGTGGTCATATTTCTGCAGCTGCTGCTGTTGCTTGCCATCACCTCAATCGTCCCATACGGATGGTACTACCAATGGAAACAAACATGCGCGCTATAGGGAAACGTACCCCTGCTTATGCAGAGTACGACGTAGATTTTACCAATCAAGGAGTTATCATTAAGGCACATTGCGACATTACCCACGATATGGGATCATCCACAAATGATTCGATGGATTTTTACTCATCCTTATTCAATACCAATGCATATTTGACTACAGGTTGGACTGTTGTCTACAACTATGTCGTCACAGACGCTCCTTCTAACACCTGGATGCGAGCTCCTGGAAGTACTGAAGTGATTGCCAGTGCAGAAACGATTATGGAACACATATCATGGACGCTAAAGATGGATTCGGTTGAGGTTCGTTTGGCCAACATGGATCCTGAAAATCCAATTAGGAAGATCTTCACAGACTTCCTTGTGTCATGTGACTACTATAAGAGGCTTGAGGAAGTCAATCAATTCAACAGTGTCAATCGATGGAAAAAGCGAGGAATAGCTATATCTCTAATGCAATTCCCGTTGGTGTTTGCTTATGCGTTTGAAACCCTCGTGTCAATCTACCATGGAGACGGAAGCGTTGCAATAATTCTTGGTGGTATAGAAATGGGTCAAGGTCTCTACACGAAGTGTGCACAAATTGCAGCGTCAATTCTGGGCGTTCCCATTGAAATGGTGAAAATTAAAACAGCTAATAATGTCGTGAGTGCTAACTCATACGTATCTGCTGGAGATATGGGCACTGATTGCCTAGGAATCACAGTCAGGGTTTGCTGCGAAAAGCTAAATGCCCGCTTAGCTCCGTTCCGAGAACAAAATCCTAATGGATCGTGGGAAGATGTAGTTCAAGCAGCTTTTCTTGCTGACGCCGATCTCGTGGCTACTCATCAATTTACTCCAGATCAGATACAGTCCTACATAATTTACGGTGTCTCTTGTGCAGAAATTGAGATTGACGTTCTTACTGGAGACTTCCAGCTACGTCGAGTAGATATTGTGGAAGACGTTGGTCAGAGTATTAGTCCTAGAGTAGATGTAGGTCAGATAGAAGGAGCCTTTATCATGGGCGTTGGCTACTGGCTCCATGAGAAACTTGTATACAATCGCGAAACTGGGGAACTGCTTACTGACCGTGCCTGGAACTACAAACCTCCAGGCGCTAAGGATATCCCCGTGGACTTTCGAGTAACGCTTCTGCAAACATCTACGCCGGCAGGTATTCTTGGATCCAAGGCATGTAGCGAACCAGCTCTGTCTATGGCTGTTGTTGTAGTATCTGCCCTAAGAAAAGCCCTCGAGTCTGCTAGAAAGGATGCCGGTGCTCCAGATATCTTCCTAACTCTGAACGCTTCTACTACGAAGGAAGATATTCTTATTCTTGCAGGAACTACAAACGAACACTTTGTTCTTTAAACATCATAAATAAAaggaaataatgaaaataatgcaTTACCGTGCCTACTGGGAACTTTACCTACTATAAGTGTCTTTGCCATCCTGCTCTTCGCAAGCTTTAGTAGATGGGATCGGTAAAGCCCATCTGTAACCCTTTTAAGGacaagaaggtcaaaaatcgggggtcagaaaaaataactttttctaaCTCTTTAGAGCAAAGCAAAACTTTTTAGaagatcgtaggaaaaatttctttttgggtcaccggtgacccaatcgtccttaaagggttaagtgctAGAATCAAAGAATGGTTACGAATACCAGGGCGATAGTCACCCGGATCTACGGTATGTAAAATATTGAGGAACGAATGGGTATGGGACGATCTTATGTTTATGAACCTTTATTTTAAGGAATTCACTTTGCTTTTGAGTTATAAAAAGTGAATGCTATTAGGCTTATTCTGatagaaaaaaacattaactttatataattttttagcaattttacttaaccctttaacgacgagacactttttacagactgtaaatcaacaataaaaactaaactgggaaacatagtCAATGacaagtcttaca is from Phlebotomus papatasi isolate M1 chromosome 1, Ppap_2.1, whole genome shotgun sequence and encodes:
- the LOC129809668 gene encoding xanthine dehydrogenase-like, with the translated sequence MAIVFKVNGQECKIVDGEVSPDTSLNTYLRTRLCLTGTKFMCQEGGCGCCIVTIQGLQPVTQEPFTLAINSCLFLVLSCHGLSVTTIEGLGSKKKGYHAIQERLANFDGSQCGYCSPGFVMNMFSLYTGKYGNVSAEEVEDSFGGNICRCTGYRPILDAFKSFATNSEQNLESLCDDIEDLTLKNCPKSGKACAGRCRSSFHIQATENALWYKVYTLAQVLQILNTIGSQKYRLVAGNTAHGIYRIPYDIEVFIDVSSVTELREHSIGNTIILGGNITITEWMAILLEAADRMSGFSYCRLVRDHLNRIATVPVRNVGTIAGNLMIKHDHNEFISDIFLLLEVVGATITITDTNGVQQTVSPEDFLNVDMDKKVITRITMPQLAPDRFRLRSYKITDRAQNAITYMNAGFLLEIFPGSGRVVSSKIVYGGVNKNFIHATSVEKFINAKDLFNNVTIQSVVEIIDSDFIFDDSLPNSSVEFRRHLAKGLFYKAVLNLAPRTLIKPSFQSGSNLISRPLSSGKQDYPHNPNLYPLTQPIMKIEAMIQCSGEAEYVNDIYVHDSLWATFVLAKEPLKTIMSIDPSEALAVKGVKAFYSAKDIPGVNSFVSQKNPTFPTYLEPEEVFCSGKVLYHSQPVGVIVAEEMSQAVYAADLVKVQYESEEKVEGSLASLLKYFKGNPIAKDKVLPTLEDVLREDRELTKHRFQSPIVIKKGSNQNIGQAENNIKGHLFCGPQYHYHMETQQTIAIPAEDGMDLYPSSQWMDFTNLGVAQVLGVQNNALNIRIRRIGGGFGAKISRSGHISAAAAVACHHLNRPIRMVLPMETNMRAIGKRTPAYAEYDVDFTNQGVIIKAHCDITHDMGSSTNDSMDFYSSLFNTNAYLTTGWTVVYNYVVTDAPSNTWMRAPGSTEVIASAETIMEHISWTLKMDSVEVRLANMDPENPIRKIFTDFLVSCDYYKRLEEVNQFNSVNRWKKRGIAISLMQFPLVFAYAFETLVSIYHGDGSVAIILGGIEMGQGLYTKCAQIAASILGVPIEMVKIKTANNVVSANSYVSAGDMGTDCLGITVRVCCEKLNARLAPFREQNPNGSWEDVVQAAFLADADLVATHQFTPDQIQSYIIYGVSCAEIEIDVLTGDFQLRRVDIVEDVGQSISPRVDVGQIEGAFIMGVGYWLHEKLVYNRETGELLTDRAWNYKPPGAKDIPVDFRVTLLQTSTPAGILGSKACSEPALSMAVVVVSALRKALESARKDAGAPDIFLTLNASTTKEDILILAGTTNEHFVL